The Candidatus Zixiibacteriota bacterium genomic interval ATTGGTTACTCTGGCCCTGGGATCCGTTGTCGCTAATGACAGTGTCAACGACAGCTCTATAAATGCTCAGTCAAAAAGCGTGCTTACTGCCGAGTCTGCTCTGGACCTGGCTTGGCAGATCACCGGATTCCAAAATTGCGTGGATTCCAGTGTTCGGGCAAAAGGAGCCGAAGAATTAGTCAAGCGAGGAAAGCTGGAAAACGATGCCACCCCGTTTCTTTATGAGGAAATCAGAAAGGCCGATGTCTGGATTGTCCGATTGGACGGGGTGAGCATTTGCCGACAGGGCGACAGTTGCACGGATGATTTGGCACGTAAGAACTTCGAAGTCTATATCGAAGTTGGCACAGGGCGTTTGCTCGGAGCAAGGACAGTGTATCCGAACATAGAGGATGAGTTGCCACCTGAACCTTTGCCGGAACACGCAACTAGTGAACTTCGGGCAACAACACACGAGCTATATCTTGGCATTCCCCATTTGCTGCCTGGCACAAGTATGCTGTCCGGTCTTCAGTCGGCTCTTGGCTGTAACGCCACGCGGGCAAAGGAACTAATAGTAAGTTATGTTATGGTGCAGCGATTGGACCAAGAGCCTTTTCCCGCCTGGGTCGTCACAAGCAGAGGAATGCCTCCGTTTCGCTTTACAGGAAGAAGCCCTGAGACACGCCGCGCGAGATGTGTAGTCAACGCCATGACCGGCGAGTCGCAGTATATGACAAATTACCCGTAAGGTGTTGCCTTAGATGACAGGAAATGTGTTGTTGGACCAGAGAAGACATGAGACAGTGTTGAAGAGAGATGTAATCACCAAGCAGGCACTGCAGTGTCGCAGGACGGACTTGAGTTGACACTTGCGTAAAAAGCGAGTGGTCATTTACCTCTGAGATAACGACAAATCAGGAGGTAGTGATGACCACTCAACAGAAACTGGCCCAGTAGAAACTGAGCCTTCTGGAGTTGGGGGAATATCTTCGGAACGTATCCGAAGCCTGCCGCATTCACGGCTGTTCCCGCCAGCACTTCTACGATATCAAACAGGCCTATGAGAGTCAAGGGTTGGATGGGCTCCGTGAGAAGAGCCGTCGCAAGCCGTGCCTGAAGAACCGGGTAGCGCCGGAGGTCGAGGAATCGGTGCTGCAGATGGCATTGGAATATCCGGCCTATGGTCAGCTTCGGGCCTCGAATGAGCTGCGGAAACAAGGGGTGCTGATCTCATCGGGCGGCATTCGCTCAATCTGGTTGCGCCACGATATGGAGACGTTCAAGAAGCGTCCGAAAGCCCTGGAGGAGAAAGCGGCGAAGGAAGGGATCGTGTACACGGAGGAGCAGGTGCGGGTGCTGGAGCAGGCCCGTCGGGAACGTGAGACGGTTCCGGATGAGATCGAGACCCATCATCCGGGGTATCTGCTGGCTCAGGACACGTTTTATGTCGGCTATCTCAAAGGCGTGGGTCGGATCTACCAGCAGACCGTAGTCGACACCTATTCGGCGGTGGCGTTCGCGAAGTTGTACACGGCCAAGGTGCCGCTGACGGCGGCCGACACGCTCAACGACCGAGTTCTGCCGTTCTTCGAGGAGCAGGGTGTGGATATCCTTCGCATCCTGACCGATCGCGGAACCGAGTACTGCGGTCGTCTTGACAAACACCCGTACCAGCTCTACCTTCAGCTTCACGAGATCGAACACACCCGGACCAGGGCGCGCCACCCGCAGACGAACGGCATCTGCGAGCGGTTCCACAAGACGGTGCTGGATGAGTTCTACAAGTCGATTTTCAGACGGAAGATCTTCGGCCATGTGGCTGAACTTCACGTGGAGTTGGATGACTGGCTGGAGCGATGCAACCGGGAACGAACGCATCAGGGGAAACGGTGTCAAGGGCGAACGCCCATCGCGACCTTCGTTGACGGTTTGAACCTGGCACGGAACGCGAACTTGACGAATGAGGACAAACTGATAGTATAACCAAAAAGCCCTCAGAGGGAAATGACTGTCAAATCAAGTGTCGTTCAGTACAGATAACTAACAGATCTTGACAGAAACTCTTGGGCAGCTCTCTTGCCATTGAAACACAATACTCTCGGTCGAAACCTGATGATCTTGTCCCTTAGAATCTCAGTTCCTTTATTCGTAAAGTCAATATTGTTGTCCATACCCGACGCATCCTTAACTAGATCCGTCAAACCCAAACCATATTGGGGCAAATCCACGAATTCTTTTGGTACAAGAACGCGTGGCGTTAGCCCGACTTCGTGAAGGACCTTCCAGAACTTGTTTCCCGGACCGGCATAGTACATCTGCAATCTGGCAGATGTATCTCCGGCCGCAGTTCCGCAGAATACAATCTTGAGGTCGTTGTGCAAAACGTCTGGCAGCATCTAAGCTCTTAATTCTTCCAGCGTAAGCAGGTGGAGCAGTGCCCAGAGCGGAGATGTGATATGGGTTATGCCGTGCTGGCGAAGCCTCGATGGCCCCTCAGAATAGACCTTGGGGTCTCTCCGTACGGCTGAAACTGATTCAGCGATCTTACTGAAAGGAATCCTCGTATCCTTACCATTTTCACGAGACACAACAACGTGGGACTCCCCTCGCTTGACAAAGCCAAACTTATTATACCCAGCTACCTGAGCAAATTGGTGGCGCTCCAGGCTGTGCAGTATTTTCATAACAATATGATCTACACCATCACTCACATTCTCACTCCTTCGGGAAAGCAGTCTTTGTCGCCAGTAACATCACAGCACTAGATTCCCAGTAATGATTGCAGCTGTGTGCGCAGTAGTTCCTTACGTCTCATTACGAAGTCCTCAAAACCCTGCAATGACAGATCTCCATCCGATATAAAGTGCCGTTTCATGTAGTCCTTAAGCTCTGATTCCGTCTTGTGCTTCTCTTTGATCCAGTCTGCTACGGGTAAGTCACTCTTTTCCTGATTCGGTACACCTTCCAGTAGCTGAAGGTTTGGTAGTAGATTGACGTTTTCGAGGTAAAATTCTACGTCAGTCTCAGAGATACCCTGCTTTAACAACCTTGCCTTTGTGAAGTGGCTTCTAGGGTGAATGTGATCTATGTGGAACTTATTACGGAAATCAAACGAGGGGTATATTAGCGCAAGGGTTGAAAACGTATAGCTTTGTCCGTAGCGGTAGCACAGCATATTGTCAATGTCATCTTCTGAAACGACAAGCGACTTTGGAGTACCCTTAAACTTGTCAACAATGGCCGATAACGGAAACCCGTTGCCACTCTCGCGAAGAACCTCACGTGTTGGTCGCAAAACAGAATCCGGATTACCGCCGAAAACTCTCTTCACGAGGGCGTAAATGAGCCACAGTTGAATAGCCTTACGTTCATCGGCGAACTGAGCAGCCAGGTCGAAATTTCGTGGAAGTCCTTTCTGCCTGAGGTGGTATGCGATGGGAATGATAGCATAATTGGCGGTCAATGTCTCACGACTGTACCCGAACCCGGATAGCAATCGCACTGCACCTCTCAGTGAATCAGCGATTGACTCCCACTCATCCTCGATCTTGAGC includes:
- a CDS encoding IS481 family transposase, which produces MSLLELGEYLRNVSEACRIHGCSRQHFYDIKQAYESQGLDGLREKSRRKPCLKNRVAPEVEESVLQMALEYPAYGQLRASNELRKQGVLISSGGIRSIWLRHDMETFKKRPKALEEKAAKEGIVYTEEQVRVLEQARRERETVPDEIETHHPGYLLAQDTFYVGYLKGVGRIYQQTVVDTYSAVAFAKLYTAKVPLTAADTLNDRVLPFFEEQGVDILRILTDRGTEYCGRLDKHPYQLYLQLHEIEHTRTRARHPQTNGICERFHKTVLDEFYKSIFRRKIFGHVAELHVELDDWLERCNRERTHQGKRCQGRTPIATFVDGLNLARNANLTNEDKLIV